From Alienimonas californiensis, a single genomic window includes:
- a CDS encoding PAS domain S-box protein, whose translation MTEALPQTPAARETDVSRRLRRLFETDLLGILFFRYDGGVTEANDAFLQLVGLSRADLERGAVDWAAMTPPEFLDRDAEKVAELRAAGTCEPYEKEYVRADGSRVPVLVGAAAVDDDGGIAFMLDLTEQHALRRERDRLAVQKDLAFEAEAVGTCRVHFERGTFEPDDRALAVLRLEGRPGARPLTAWLDAVHEHDRPGVQEALAKVRDGGWCERQFRLAPEAGTREPQTGEAEVGEAEVGEAEVGEDPAGRTVRAAGRPTWDGDDRSGPPDGLIATVRDVTESAAVSRRSVLFSELLEQTEDVVCVFTAAGVVQSLNRAGRRLLGRSRQEAEGRPVASLYGPDAFQRLREEGLPAAARAGHWAGDVELMGADGRPVPMLHSLTAHRDVRGELTHYSMICRDITDRVRAEQVAAARQECLARLAAGAPIAEVLILLAEAAERLLPQAGRVCIFLRGGAEEGKLPPSSPWGGAAPGERLRLAAAPSVSDAFRRETDGWPADESGGACGAAALHNTRVIVEDVRTNPLCRDFRGFNDAHGVGSVWTTNVSAADGTLLGTFAVYHSIPRRPTPADLGVVDPLAHTAAVAVERAAADALAARLNDDLRRSERRFRGTFENVGVGVAHVGLDGTWLRVNRRLCEIVDYPEEELRTLTFQDLTHPDDLVNDLELFGRLLSGEIPSYSLRKRYLRKPGGAVWIQLTVALQRDAAGEAEYAISVVEDISEKVRAEEALQEMNATLELQVASRTNRIRRQKSKLERLARGLAETETRERRRLAHAVHDDLQQIIAAAKMSASGLLARELAAADQAAPGDGLSAGSGDNPAEDAHAVPGPAAITVDLLDEAMNRARALTQELVPTLLYDRGLVPALAALCRRSEERGQQPIRFAAAGGDEPPPANLVDRADPRGPLLFHAARELLFNAAKHAPHLPVRLTLERVWGGGLQLVVSNPLPADVMAAQRPERFDSHRSADECFGLFSLAEQAGLAGGDLSISRDDAAFIATMTLPAPHLSLTPRAMPDPDVAPPSPAPVRVMIVDDHRIVRTALAGLLSSTEGIVVVGEAADGCEALERVAELLPDTVVMDVTMPRMDGIEATRRVRDLMPNVRVIGLSMHDRDDMAEAMCQAGAAAYVPKGGPPEELIRVLRGEDSPDNC comes from the coding sequence GTGACCGAAGCGCTCCCGCAGACACCCGCGGCTCGGGAAACGGACGTCTCCCGCCGTCTGCGTCGGCTGTTCGAGACGGATCTCCTCGGGATCCTCTTTTTTCGGTACGACGGCGGCGTCACCGAGGCGAACGACGCCTTCCTGCAACTCGTCGGCCTCTCCCGGGCCGACCTGGAGCGGGGGGCCGTCGATTGGGCGGCGATGACCCCCCCGGAGTTCCTCGATCGGGACGCGGAGAAGGTGGCCGAACTCCGCGCCGCCGGAACCTGCGAGCCGTACGAGAAGGAATACGTCCGCGCCGACGGTTCCCGCGTGCCGGTGCTGGTGGGGGCGGCGGCGGTGGATGACGACGGCGGGATCGCGTTCATGCTGGACCTCACGGAGCAGCACGCCCTCCGCCGCGAACGCGACCGGTTGGCCGTGCAGAAGGATCTCGCGTTCGAGGCCGAGGCGGTCGGGACCTGCCGCGTCCATTTCGAGCGGGGGACGTTCGAACCCGACGACCGCGCCCTCGCCGTGCTGCGACTCGAGGGCCGACCGGGCGCCCGCCCCCTGACGGCATGGCTGGACGCCGTGCATGAGCACGATCGCCCGGGGGTTCAGGAGGCGTTGGCGAAGGTGCGCGACGGCGGCTGGTGCGAACGACAGTTCCGCCTCGCCCCCGAGGCGGGGACGAGGGAGCCGCAAACAGGGGAGGCGGAGGTCGGGGAGGCGGAGGTCGGGGAGGCGGAGGTCGGGGAGGATCCCGCGGGGCGCACGGTGCGGGCCGCCGGCCGGCCGACGTGGGACGGCGACGACCGCTCCGGCCCGCCGGACGGCCTGATCGCCACGGTGCGGGACGTGACGGAATCGGCCGCCGTCTCGCGGCGGTCTGTGCTGTTCTCCGAGTTGCTGGAGCAAACGGAGGACGTCGTCTGCGTCTTTACGGCAGCGGGCGTGGTGCAGTCGCTGAACCGGGCCGGCCGTCGGCTGCTGGGACGGTCTCGGCAGGAGGCGGAGGGCCGCCCGGTCGCGAGCCTCTACGGACCCGACGCATTCCAGCGGCTGCGTGAGGAGGGGCTGCCGGCCGCGGCGCGTGCGGGGCACTGGGCCGGCGACGTCGAACTGATGGGGGCGGACGGGCGTCCGGTCCCGATGCTGCACAGCCTGACGGCCCATCGGGACGTCCGGGGGGAGCTGACTCACTATTCGATGATCTGCCGCGACATCACCGACCGGGTGCGGGCGGAGCAGGTCGCCGCCGCCCGGCAGGAGTGCCTAGCTCGGTTGGCCGCCGGCGCCCCGATCGCCGAGGTCCTCATTTTGCTGGCCGAGGCGGCCGAGCGCCTTCTGCCCCAGGCCGGCCGCGTGTGCATCTTCCTGCGGGGGGGGGCTGAGGAGGGCAAGTTGCCGCCCAGTTCTCCCTGGGGGGGAGCGGCGCCGGGCGAACGATTGCGGTTGGCGGCGGCGCCGAGCGTGTCGGACGCGTTCCGACGCGAAACCGACGGCTGGCCGGCCGATGAAAGCGGCGGCGCCTGCGGGGCTGCCGCCCTTCACAACACCCGGGTGATCGTGGAGGACGTGCGCACCAACCCGCTCTGCCGCGACTTCCGCGGCTTCAATGACGCCCACGGCGTCGGTTCGGTCTGGACGACGAACGTCTCCGCTGCGGACGGCACGCTGCTGGGCACGTTCGCCGTCTATCATTCCATCCCCCGCCGCCCCACGCCCGCCGATCTCGGCGTCGTCGATCCGCTGGCGCACACCGCGGCGGTGGCGGTCGAACGCGCCGCCGCGGACGCCCTTGCCGCCCGCCTCAACGACGACCTCAGACGCAGCGAACGTCGCTTCCGGGGGACGTTCGAGAACGTCGGCGTGGGCGTGGCCCACGTCGGCCTCGACGGCACCTGGCTACGGGTGAACCGGCGGCTCTGCGAGATCGTCGACTATCCCGAAGAGGAACTGCGGACCCTGACGTTCCAGGATCTGACCCACCCGGACGACCTCGTCAACGATCTGGAGCTGTTTGGTCGCCTGCTGAGCGGCGAGATCCCGTCCTATTCGTTGCGGAAACGCTATCTCCGCAAGCCGGGGGGGGCGGTCTGGATCCAACTGACCGTGGCTTTGCAGCGCGACGCGGCGGGCGAGGCGGAGTACGCGATCTCCGTGGTGGAGGACATCTCGGAGAAGGTGCGGGCCGAAGAGGCGCTGCAGGAAATGAACGCGACCCTCGAACTGCAGGTGGCCTCTCGGACCAACCGCATCCGGCGGCAGAAGTCGAAGTTGGAACGGCTCGCCCGGGGCCTGGCGGAAACGGAAACCCGGGAGCGGCGTCGTCTGGCCCATGCCGTCCACGACGATCTCCAGCAGATCATCGCCGCGGCGAAGATGTCGGCGTCCGGCCTGCTGGCCCGCGAACTGGCCGCCGCGGATCAGGCCGCCCCCGGCGACGGCTTGTCCGCCGGGAGCGGGGACAACCCCGCAGAGGACGCGCACGCGGTGCCCGGACCGGCGGCGATCACGGTCGATCTGTTGGATGAGGCGATGAACCGCGCCCGAGCGCTGACGCAGGAGTTGGTGCCGACGTTGTTGTACGACCGCGGTCTCGTGCCGGCGCTCGCGGCACTGTGTCGCCGGAGCGAGGAGCGCGGCCAGCAGCCGATCCGATTCGCCGCCGCCGGGGGGGACGAGCCGCCCCCGGCGAATCTGGTCGATCGAGCCGACCCCCGGGGACCGCTCCTGTTCCATGCGGCACGAGAACTGCTTTTCAACGCCGCCAAGCATGCTCCTCACCTGCCCGTCCGGCTGACGCTGGAGCGGGTGTGGGGGGGCGGACTGCAACTGGTCGTTTCGAATCCACTTCCCGCGGACGTGATGGCTGCGCAGCGACCGGAACGGTTCGATTCGCACCGTTCTGCGGACGAATGTTTCGGCCTATTCAGCCTTGCGGAGCAGGCTGGCCTTGCCGGGGGAGACTTGTCGATCTCGCGCGACGATGCTGCCTTCATAGCCACGATGACCCTCCCTGCTCCGCATCTCTCCCTCACGCCCCGCGCCATGCCCGATCCCGACGTCGCGCCCCCCTCGCCCGCTCCGGTCCGCGTGATGATCGTCGACGACCACCGGATCGTGCGCACCGCGCTGGCCGGGCTGCTGTCCAGCACGGAAGGCATCGTGGTGGTCGGCGAAGCCGCGGACGGTTGCGAAGCGCTCGAGCGCGTGGCGGAGTTGCTGCCCGATACTGTGGTGATGGACGTGACCATGCCCCGGATGGACGGGATCGAGGCGACCCGCCGCGTCCGCGATCTCATGCCGAACGTCCGCGTGATCGGGTTGTCGATGCACGACCGGGACGACATGGCTGAGGCGATGTGTCAGGCCGGCGCCGCCGCCTACGTGCCGAAGGGCGGCCCGCCGGAAGAACTGATTCGCGTGCTCCGCGGGGAAGACAGTCCTGATAACTGCTGA